A part of Drosophila bipectinata strain 14024-0381.07 chromosome 3L, DbipHiC1v2, whole genome shotgun sequence genomic DNA contains:
- the LOC108119133 gene encoding adenylate cyclase type 5 isoform X2: protein MSGSGTGSGVGSGATHIFRSLSSESQKREWSKRLSLRGMRHGGAASGGAAGGAGTVGSSGPSSGKEESKHRKFFSRSASLRQAGSGGSQQASMELHVPGQGGQGGMSSGAGSPSQPQTQPSTPKKSNWEVIEHFNTSAKGGKAMVSSSLIAAGITRCNIDESIDSTNSSSTCHSPMIYQRDEAQLLQQGDAGNVEANNLNAGGGAGGGGGVGAGNGPVSPSISFWFRLNRIILRLCSTHQFKNLQVEMLYQRYFLRMNQSNTTHILALLLALILALSCTHLVFTTLQLQRSSTLMLELMRLDTNGSQTNGNLTTTTMKPPVDAGQQIAQGSANSFLLPGLNSTSTSRVGGSDLESASDRELVDSDVDDNGQAWRRQKRKHYRRLHKHRYKHKTKHHAPARYDIREKRSLQKGVGASVDTGPDDVYTATAAAEGGTAATDDNDGRGVGSKRITYTPRVRDNNQISHEERDEVLNTSSAAGPSGEDDDLDTSLSYGHILALLLMQVDESVLVFLIVMLICGIVYSFLLCILSKPAMNEIFLVLVSYVILGTFLAIEVAVSFALQPSKSFNGSACCTVLIYMTYTMLPLRLREALIGGILLSLVHLYTCLRLPSTFHDLEAFKWQELLCTLVALLLANLTGVYTHWPKEKAQRKAFIETRQCIEARLRTQRENQQQERLLLSVLPRHVAMEMKDDIAGQPRDTQFHKIYIQRHENVSILFADICGFTSLSDQCTAEELVRLLNELFARFDRLAAEHHCLRIKLLGDCYYCVSGLPEPRPDHAHCAVEMGLDMIDAIALVREVMAVNVNMRVGIHTGRVHCGVLGLVKWQFDVWSNDVTLANHMESGGIPGRVHITKETLKCLDGDYEVEAGKGNERNSYLKDHQIETYLIVPGDIYRPHKKSRNRLQVNGNISKELRMMGHGTAQKHTSKFGFGDSSESTKDPEDEVNEYLMRAIDARSIDHLRAEHCQSLLLCFKDNVLERKYASEPDRMLCVYFYCSLLVLLGTSIMRLVVFQSSLVTLALSIGALVLLVFLVFLVACHKINFQLPSDIKRFSLRIHSDRRISQFFAFASVSLIVLTTLLAMFQESSRQLDQLQSQRFWLDVNGNVSVLNQEMYAPETTDCDFYLANNTFLLLTLLSMMSCATYQVLRILLKLLLLLLASGSYMACSSYLYARSKEISHELA from the exons ATGAGCGGGTCGGGGACAGGAAGTGGGGTGGGCAGCGGCGCCACCCACATCTTTCGGTCCCTGTCATCGGAGAGCCAGAAGCGAGAGTGGTCCAAGCGGCTGTCCCTCAGGGGAATGCGCCACGGAGGCGCCGCGAGCGGAGGAGCTGCGGGCGGAGCTGGGACAGTCGGATCTTCAGGCCCGTCCAGCGGCAAGGAG GAAAGCAAACACAGAAAGTTCTTCAGCCGTTCTGCCTCCCTGCGGCAGGCCGGGAGTGGAGGCAGCCAACAGGCCTCCATGGAGCTGCATGTGCCCGGCCAGGGGGGTCAGGGTGGGATGTCCTCCGGAGCAGGCTCACCATCGCAGCCGCAAACACAGCCGTCGACGCCCAAGAAGTCCAACTGGGAGGTGATCGAACATTTCAATACGAGTGCCAAGGGAGGCAAGGCCATGGTTAGCAGCAGTTTGATTGCG GCTGGCATCACGCGCTGCAACATCGACGAGTCTATCGATTCCACCAACTCCAGCTCCACCTGCCACAGCCCCATGATCTACCAACGTGACGAGGCCCAGCTGCTGCAACAAG GAGATGCCGGCAATGTGGAGGCCAACAATCTGAATgccggaggaggagcaggcggcggcggtggagtCGGAGCAGGAAATGGTCCGGTGAGCCCCAGCATTTCGTTCTGGTTCCGTTTGAACCGCATCATTCTGCGCCTCTGCTCCACGCACCAGTTTAAGAATCTCCAG GTGGAAATGCTGTATCAGCGTTACTTTCTGCGTATGAACCAGAGCAACACCACCCACATTCTGGCGCTGCTCCTGGCCCTGATTCTGGCCCTTTCCTGCACGCACCTGGTCTTCACAACGCTGCAGCTTCAGCGCAGCAGCACCCTGATGCTGGAGCTCATGAGACTGGACACAAATGGCAGCCAAACCAATGGCAACTTGACGACAACCACAATGAAGCCACCGGTGGATGCCGGCCAGCAAATTGCCCAGGGCAGCGCCAACTCCTTCCTGCTGCCGGGCCTGAATTCCACATCCACCTCCAGGGTGGGGGGCAGTGATTTGGAATCCGCTTCTGACCGCGAACTCGTCGATTCTGATGTGGACGATAATGGGCAGGCGTGGCGGAGGCAGAAGCGCAAACATTATCGACGCCTCCACAAGCATCGCTACAAACACAAAACCAAGCACCACGCCCCGGCCAG ATACGATATCCGGGAGAAGCGGAGCCTGCAGAAGGGAGTAGGGGCGTCTGTTGACACTGGACCCGATGATGTTtacactgccactgccgccgcAGAGGGCGGGACTGCCGCTACCGACGACAATGATGGGCGTGGAGTTGGCAGTAAAcgcattacgtatacgccgcgtGTCCGCGACAACAatcaaatttcacatgagGAACGTGATGAAGTGTTAAACACATCGTCGGCCGCAGGACCGAGTGGGGAGGACGACGATTTGGACACCTCACTGAGCTACGGACACATTCTGGCCCTGCTCCTGATGCAGGTGGACGAGTCCGTGCTGGTCTTTCTCATCGTCATGCTAATCTGCGGCATTGTCTACTCCT TTCTGCTCTGCATTCTGTCCAAGCCGGCCATGAACGAGATATTCCTGGTCCTGGTATCATATGTCATCCTGGGTACCTTTCTGGCCATCGAAGTGGCAGTTAGTTTTGCGTTGCAACCAAG CAAATCCTTCAACGGCAGCGCCTGCTGCACCGTCCTCATCTACATGACCTACACGATGTTGCCGCTCCGCCTCCGGGAAGCTCTGATCGGTGGCATTCTCCTGAGTCTTGTCCATTTGTACACCTGCCTGCGGCTCCCCTCGACCTTCCACGACCTGGAGGCCTTTAAATGGCAAGAG CTTCTTTGCACCCTGGTGGCCctgcttttggccaacttGACCGGCGTCTACACCCACTGGCCCAAGGAGAAAGCCCAGCGCAAGGCCTTCATCGAGACGAGGCAGTGCATCGAGGCTCGGCTGCGGACTCAACGCGAAAACCAGCAGCAG GAACGCTTGCTGCTGTCGGTCCTGCCACGGCATGTGGCCATGGAGATGAAGGACGATATTGCGGGCCAGCCACGTGACACACAATTCCATAAGATATATATTCAGCGACACGAGAACGTCAG CATTCTGTTTGCGGACATTTGCGGTTTCACCAGCCTCTCGGATCAGTGCACGGCGGAGGAGTTGGTGCGTCTGCTGAACGAGCTCTTTGCCCG ATTTGATCGATTGGCCGCAGAGCACCATTGTCTGCGCATTAAGCTGCTGGGCGATTGTTATTACTGTGTCTCCGGACTGCCAGAGCCCCGGCCGGATCACGCCCATTGTGCCGTCGAAATGGGACTCGATATGATTGACGCCATAGC TCTAGTTCGCGAGGTGATGGCCGTAAATGTGAACATGCGAGTGGGCATCCACACGGGACGGGTGCATTGCGGCGTTCTGGGCCTGGTCAAGTGGCAGTTTGATGTGTGGTCCAATGACGTCACCCTGGCCAACCACATGGAGAGCGGCGGCATACCAGG ACGCGTTCACATCACCAAGGAGACTTTAAAGTGTCTGGATGGCGATTACGAAGTGGAGGCCGGCAAAGGAAACGAACGTAATTCCTATCTCAAGGACCATCAAATCGAAACGTATCTGATAGTGCCGGGTGACATTTACAGGCCT CACAAGAAGTCCCGGAATCGCCTTCAGGTGAATGGAAATATATCCAAGGAGCTTCGCATGATGGGTCACGGAACTGCTCAGAAACATACTTCCAA atttgGTTTCGGCGACAGTTCTGAAAGCACAAAGGATCCAGAGGACGAGGTCAATGAGTATCTTATGCGTGCCATAGATGCTCGCAGTATCGATCATTTGAGAGCCGAACACTGTCAGTCCTTGCTGCTTTGTTTCAAAGATAATGTCCTGGAAAGAAAg TACGCCAGCGAACCGGATCGCATGTTGTGTGTTTATTTCTACTGCAGTCTGTTGGTCCTGCTCGGAACGAGTATAATGCGACTGGTGGTCTTCCAGAG CTCCCTGGTGACTCTGGCCCTGTCCATCGGAGCCCTGGTGCTGCTTGTGTTTCTGGTATTCCTGGTGGCAtgtcataaaatcaactttcAG CTGCCATCGGACATCAAGCGATTCTCATTGCGCATTCATAGCGATCGCAGGATATCACAGTTTTTTGCCTTCGCCAGCGTGTCCCTGATTGTCCTCACCACCCTCCTGGCCATG TTCCAGGAATCGTCCCGGCAGTTGGACCAGCTCCAAAGCCAACGCTTCTGGCTGGATGTGAATGGCAATGTGAGTGTCCTCAACCAGGA